The Syngnathus typhle isolate RoL2023-S1 ecotype Sweden linkage group LG6, RoL_Styp_1.0, whole genome shotgun sequence genome has a window encoding:
- the gdpd5b gene encoding glycerophosphodiester phosphodiesterase domain-containing protein 5 isoform X1, translating to MVRHQPLQVYERQLCLSCITGIYGCRWKRYQRSHDDTTKWELLWSLILLFTFSALLVWFYFWLEAHNDYNEFNWSLYNRSGKWSDGTVPVLATTAAGFTYIAFLMVLALCHVALGQQLNLHWLHKIGVTAALLTTVVGVISINQTWQHEWDIIPISLQATGPFLHIGAVAAVTALSWIVAGQVARAEKTSFQVVVVLLYLSLLLGLYVMPLYITSPCIMDPSNLRPRPNVIGHQGAPMLAPENTMRSFQRALQMNVTGLEADVAISVDGVPFLMRDRTLRRTTDVVKMFPDRQMEDAAFFNWTDLQQLNAGQWFLKDDPFWTTRTLSLHERNLIANQSVCSLEQLLKLASYHNTTVMFRLRRPPLGHPCYHSWINDTLQAVEQSGVPQSLVMWTPDEDRDQVRELAPDLVQTSLVKQSPQSLREADISKLVLRYNQASAQEIRDLSQKNISLTLYTVNEPWLYSVLWCSHVSAVSSEAPHILKKVPYPIWLLRPDEYCLLWVCADLISFVVVIGIFILQKYRSSNMRSYNPEQIMLSAAVRKSSRDLNVMKEKLIFSEVGNGVGSGEELYTDGPNGYDYYTERVFHSVNAL from the exons ATGGTCAGACACCAACCCCTCCAAGTCTATGAGCGCCAGCTGTGTTTGTCTTGTATCACCGGGATCTACGGTTGCCGCTGGAAACGTTATCAACGCTCTCACGATGACACCACCAAG TGGGAACTGCTGTGGTCCCTCATCCTGCTTTTCACCTTCAGCGCTCTGCTGGTCTGGTTCTACTTCTGGTTGGAAGCTCACAATGACTACAATGAGTTTAACTG GTCCCTCTACAATCGCTCTGGCAAGTGGAGCGATGGCACCGTTCCAGTCTTGGCCACAACCGCCGCTGGCTTCACCTACATAGCCTTTTTAATG GTTTTAGCCCTTTGTCACGTTGCACTTGGCCAACAGCTGAATTTGCATTGGTTGCATAAG ATAGGAGTCACTGCGGCCCTTCTCACAACTGTTGTCGGGGTGATATCCATCAATCAAACTTGGCAACACGAGTGGGACATCATCCCCATCTCTCTGCAG GCCACAGGCCCGTTCCTGCACATCGGTGCCGTCGCTGCTGTCACAGCTCTGTCTTGGATAGTGGCCGGGCAGGTCGCTCGTGCAGAAAAAACAT CGTTCCAGGTTGTGGTGGTGCTCCTGTATCTCAGTTTGTTGCTGGGTCTATACGTGATGCCGCTGTACATCACCTCGCCTTGCATCATGGACCCCAGCAACCTCAGGCCCCGTCCAAATGTTATTGGTCACCAAGGTGCCCCCATG CTTGCGCCAGAAAACACAATGCGGTCCTTTCAGCGAGCACTCCAAATGAACGTCACTGGATTGGAGGCAGACGTTGCAATCAG TGTTGACGGTGTCCCATTCCTGATGCGCGACCGCACCCTGCGCAGGACGACCGACGTAGTGAAAATGTTCCCAGACAGGCAGATGGAGGACGCCGCGTTCTTCAACTGGACCGATCTGCAGCAGCTCAACGCAGGACAGTGGTTCCTCAAG GATGACCCCTTCTGGACGACACGCACTCTATCGCTCCACGAAAGGAACCTGATAGCCAACCAGAGTGTGTGCAGCCTTGAACAACTGCTAAAACTGGCCTCTTATCATAACACCACTGTGATGTTCAGACTCAGGAGACCCCCTCTGGGGCACCCTTGTTACCATAGCTGGATCAATGACACTTTGCAGGCTGTGGAGCAATCTGGGGTTCCTCAAAGTCTG GTAATGTGGACTCCAGACGAAGACAGAGATCAGGTAAGAGAGCTTGCACCCGATCTGGTCCAGACGTCTTTAGTGAAGCAAAGTCCTCAAAGCCTCAGAGAGGCGGACATCAGCAAGCTGGTACTCCGATACAACCAGGCAAGCGCTCAGGAAATCAG GGACTTGTCACAGAAAAACATCAGCCTTACCCTCTACACGGTGAATGAGCCCTGGCTGTACTCAGTGCTGTGGTGCAGCCACGTGTCGGCTGTGTCGTCTGAGGCACCGCATATCCTCAAAAAGGTGCCTTACCCCATCTGGCTCCTG AGACCAGATGAATACTGCCTGTTGTGGGTGTGTGCAGACCTTATCTCCTTTGTGGTGGTCATAGGAATATTCATTTTGCAGAA GTATCGCTCCAGCAACATGCGCAGCTACAACCCTGAGCAGATCATGCTTAGCGCCGCGGTGAGGAAGTCCAGTCGGGACCTCAACGTCATGAAAGAGAAGCTCATCTTCTCCG AGGTGGGGAATGGCGTCGGGAGCGGCGAGGAGCTCTACACGGATGGCCCCAATGGCTATGACTACTACACGGAAAGAG TGTTTCACAGTGTAAATGCTTTGTAA
- the serpinh1b gene encoding serpin H1b: MWVSNLVAICLLVLAASAEKKLSGHATSLADNTANLAFNLYHNMAKVKDMENILISPVVLASSLGMVALGGKSTTASQAKSLLHADKLKDEHLHEGLSELLSEVSDAKTRNTTWTINNRLYGPSSVAFADNFVKTSKKHYNYDHSKINFRDKRSALNSINEWASKSTGGKLPEITKDVVNTDGAMIVNAMFFKPHWDQKFHESMVDNRGFLVTRSFTVGIPMMHRTGLYDFYEDKQNNVFVLDMPLGQKQASMILIMPYHLEPLARLEKMLTKAQVDAWLSKMENRAVAISLPKVSLEVSHNLQKHLAELGLTEAVDKAKADLSNISGKKDLYLSDFFHASALELNTEGNPFDTSIFSSGKLRDPKLFYVDHPFIFLVKDNKTKSILYIGRVVRPNGDKMRDEL, from the exons ATGTGGGTGAGCAACCTCGTAGCTATTTGCCTGCTGGTCTTGGCGGCCTCTGCAGAGAAGAAGCTGAGCGGCCATGCTACCTCACTGGCCGACAACACCGCCAACCTGGCATTCAA CCTCTACCACAACATGGCAAAGGTGAAAGACATGGAAAACATCCTGATCTCGCCGGTGGTGCTGGCCTCCTCACTGGGAATGGTTGCCCTCGGCGGTAAATCCACAACCGCCTCGCAGGCCAAATCTTTGCTGCATGCAGACAAACTCAAGGATGAGCATCTGCATGAAGGTCTCTCAGAGCTGCTCTCAGAG GTGAGTGATGCCAAAACGCGCAACACCACATGGACAATCAACAACCGCCTCTACGggcccagctcagtggccttcgCCGACAACTTCGTGAAGACCAGCAAGAAGCATTACAATTACGACCATTCCAAAATTAACTTCCGCGACAAGCGGAGCGCATTGAACTCCATCAACGAGTGGGCGTCCAAGTCGACGGGCGGCAAGCTTCCTGAGATCACCAAGGATGTGGTGAACACAGACGGAGCCATGATTGTCAACGCTATGTTCTTCAAAC CTCACTGGGATCAGAAGTTCCACGAAAGTATGGTGGACAACCGTGGTTTCTTGGTCACTCGCTCCTTCACTGTTGGGATTCCCATGATGCACCGCACAG GTCTATATGACTTCTATGAAGACAAGCAGAACAATGTCTTTGTTCTGGACATGCCTCTGGGCCAGAAGCAGGCTTCTATGATCCTCATCATGCCCTACCATCTGGAGCCCCTGGCACGTCTGGAAAAAATGTTGACAAAGGCACAGGTTGACGCTTGGCTCAGCAAGATGGAGAACAGGGCTGTGGCCATCTCGCTGCCCAAAGTCTCTTTGGAAGTTAGCCACAACCTGCAG aAACATCTGGCTGAGCTCGGCCTGACCGAGGCGGTGGACAAGGCCAAGGCAGACCTGTCCAACATCTCCGGAAAGAAGGACCTGTACCTCTCGGACTTCTTCCACGCGTCGGCTCTGGAGCTGAACACGGAAGGCAACCCGTTTGACACCAGCATCTTCAGCTCCGGCAAGCTGAGGGACCCTAAGCTTTTCTACGTGGACCACCCCTTCATTTTCCTGGTGAAGGACAACAAGACCAAGTCCATCCTGTACATCGGCCGTGTGGTTCGACCCAATGGAGACAAGATGCGTGACGAGCTATAA
- the hspa13 gene encoding heat shock 70 kDa protein 13 encodes MSGEMSIFGSMILALFLAGYLGQQYLPQPKPKVIGLDLGTTFCSVGVFHPGSGKVEVIADKEGRKSIPSAVSFTNTTVLAGHDAVDVADNNPHNTIYDAKRFIGKIFTPHLLEQESSRYPFKVVYNNGSAEFVITTNVTFTVTPEFIGSRLLLKMRKMAEEQLGVPIHKAVISVPAEFDDRQREYTIKAANLAGLEILRIINEPTAAAMAYGLHKVDVFNVLVVDLGGGTLDVSLLDKQGGMFFTRAMAGNNKLGGQDFSQRLLQYTIKRVLQEFGVVPTLKEDLHCLRQAVEAAKINLTLQPSVTIKVPLHLLARDDSAPKPVLFETVVTSQLFEELNEDLFQKILAPVETVLAEGRLDKNQVDEIVLVGGSTRIPRIRRIIAEFFSKDPNTSVDPDLAVVTGVSLQAGIMSGSWPLQVSAIEIPNRNLHKTNFN; translated from the exons ATGTCAGGGGAAATGTCAATCTTTG GTTCTATGATCCTTGCTCTGTTCTTGGCTGGTTATTTGGGTCAGCAGTACTTACCCCAACCCAAGCCCAAAGTAATTGGTCTAGACTTGGGGACCACTTTTTGTTCCGTGGGGGTGTTTCACCCCGGTAGTGGAAAAGTGGAGGTAATTGCAGACAAGGAGGGCAGGAAGAGCATCCCAAGTGCCGTCTCCTTCACCAACACGACAGTGCTGGCTGGGCATGATGCTGTGGATGTGGCCGACAACAACCCCCACAACACCATCTACGACGCTAAGAGGTTCATCGGGAAGATCTTCACCCCACATTTGCTGGAGCAGGAGAGCAGCCGCTATCCCTTCAAG GTGGTCTACAACAATGGAAGTGCCGAGTTTGTGATCACCACTAATGTCACATTCACGGTGACTCCCGAGTTCATTGGCTCTCGGTTGCTGCTGAAGATGAGGAAGATGGCAGAGGAGCAACTGGGCGTGCCTATCCACAAAGCCGTCATCTCGGTGCCCGCAGAGTTTGACGACAGGCAGAGGGAGTACACGATCAAAGCCGCCAACCTTGCAG GTTTGGAGATCTTGCGCATAATCAATGAGCCGACAGCGGCGGCCATGGCGTACGGCCTTCACAAGGTGGATGTCTTCAACGTTCTGGTGGTGGACCTCGGCGGAGGAACCTTGGACGTGTCTCTGCTTGACAAACAGGGCGGCATGTTCTTCACCAGAGCCATGGCCG GAAACAACAAGCTGGGCGGTCAAGACTTCAGCCAACGGTTACTCCAGTACACCATAAAACGAGTGCTACAGGAGTTTGGCGTTGTGCCCACTCTCAAAGAAGACCTCCATTGTCTCCGCCAGGCCGTGGAGGCGGCTAAGATCAACCTCACCCTCCAGCCCAGCGTCACAATCAAGGTGCCGCTGCACCTGCTCGCCCGTGACGACTCGGCCCCAAAGCCGGTGCTCTTTGAGACCGTGGTTACGAGTCAACTTTTTGAGGAGCTCAACGAGGACCTCTTCCAAAAGATCCTGGCCCCGGTGGAGACGGTGCTCGCCGAGGGCCGCCTGGACAAAAATCAGGTGGACGAGATTGTGCTGGTGGGTGGATCCACAAGAATTCCCCGGATCCGGAGGATCATAGCAGAGTTTTTCAGCAAGGACCCCAACACTTCGGTGGACCCCGACCTGGCTGTGGTGACGGGCGTGTCCCTCCAGGCGGGCATCATGAGCGGGTCGTGGCCGTTACAAGTCAGCGCCATCGAAATACCCAACAGAAACCTTCACAAGACCAACTTCAATTAG
- the LOC133155996 gene encoding SAM domain-containing protein SAMSN-1-like isoform X2: MLQRAASNVSDKTKSSKPKLPEERERLDPNKSAGIAKTMKAISLTMRRKMGKKHAKSFSEEMGDDTETETTPATEKNPTRASNSLESLYSAQSSSSGVTSESNGSGQRESLRLQEDGSYQGQFCGRARVHTDFVPSPYDTDSLKLKAGDIISLISKPPMGIWTGMLNNRVGNFKFIYVEVLVEEEKKEEERDDGDDGDDEAPNIRQEKLCKRPRPKTLLELLERLNLEEYASALLLNGYQTVEDLTHLQEKHLIELNVKDPEHRSKLLAASQCHYSDGDEVRDVDESKSLGGPQEEDSDCPRDSGCFIPSECSDSKDDTEQPADTVAS, encoded by the exons ATGTTGCAGAGAGCAGCTTCCAATGTGTCCGACAAAACAAAGAGCAGCAAACCAAAG CTCCCTGAAGAACGTGAGCGCTTGGATCCAAACAAATCCGCTGGGATTGCGAAGACAATGAAGGCCATTTCACTGACCATGCGcagaaaaatgggaaaaaaacatgcCAAGTCCTTCTCTGAAGAGATG GGTGacgacacagagacagagacaacaCCTGCAACAGAAAAAAATCCCACAAGGGCCAGCAACTCATTAGAGAGTCTTTACAGCGCCCAAAGTTCCTCAA GTGGTGTAACCAGTGAGTCCAATGGTTCTGGTCAAAGGGAGAGTCTGAGGTTGCAGGAGGACGGTTCCTATCAGGGTCAGTTCTGTGGCAGAGCCCGCGTCCATACAGATTTTGTCCCCAGCCCGTATGACACAGATTCTCTCAAACTTAAG GCCGGTGATATTATTAGCCTCATCAGTAAGCCTCCAATGGGCATCTGGACAGGCATGCTCAACAACAGGGTGGGAAACTTTAAGTTCATCTATGTGGAAGTTttggtggaggaggagaaaaaagaagaagaaagagatgACGGCGACGACGGGGACGACGAAGCTCCCAACATACGACAAGAAAAACTGTGCAAAAGACCTCGACCCAAAACATTGCTGGAGCTGCTGGAGAGACTCAATCTAGAG GAATACGCCTCTGCCCTGCTGCTCAATGGCTACCAGACGGTGGAGGACCTCACCCACCTGCAGGAGAAACATCTCATCGAGCTCAACGTCAAAGACCCCGAGCACAGAAGCAAGCTGCTTGCTGCCTCCCAGTGTCACTATTCAGATG GTGATGAAGTAAGAGATGTGGACGAAAGCAAATCATTGGGCGGTCCACAGGAGGAAGACAGCGACTGTCCGAGGGATTCAGGCTGCTTCATCCCGTCCGAGTGCTCGGACAGCAAGGATGACACAGAGCAGCCTGCAGACACCGTGGCTTCCTAA
- the LOC133155996 gene encoding SAM domain-containing protein SAMSN-1-like isoform X1, giving the protein MLQRAASNVSDKTKSSKPKRSTSFGRFEGRRQNHSPVKVEENGTDMLPEERERLDPNKSAGIAKTMKAISLTMRRKMGKKHAKSFSEEMGDDTETETTPATEKNPTRASNSLESLYSAQSSSSGVTSESNGSGQRESLRLQEDGSYQGQFCGRARVHTDFVPSPYDTDSLKLKAGDIISLISKPPMGIWTGMLNNRVGNFKFIYVEVLVEEEKKEEERDDGDDGDDEAPNIRQEKLCKRPRPKTLLELLERLNLEEYASALLLNGYQTVEDLTHLQEKHLIELNVKDPEHRSKLLAASQCHYSDGDEVRDVDESKSLGGPQEEDSDCPRDSGCFIPSECSDSKDDTEQPADTVAS; this is encoded by the exons ATGTTGCAGAGAGCAGCTTCCAATGTGTCCGACAAAACAAAGAGCAGCAAACCAAAG CGCTCCACAAGTTTTGGGAGGTTTGAAGGTCGCAGACAGAATCACTCCCCGGTCAAAGTTGAGGAGAATGGAACAGATATG CTCCCTGAAGAACGTGAGCGCTTGGATCCAAACAAATCCGCTGGGATTGCGAAGACAATGAAGGCCATTTCACTGACCATGCGcagaaaaatgggaaaaaaacatgcCAAGTCCTTCTCTGAAGAGATG GGTGacgacacagagacagagacaacaCCTGCAACAGAAAAAAATCCCACAAGGGCCAGCAACTCATTAGAGAGTCTTTACAGCGCCCAAAGTTCCTCAA GTGGTGTAACCAGTGAGTCCAATGGTTCTGGTCAAAGGGAGAGTCTGAGGTTGCAGGAGGACGGTTCCTATCAGGGTCAGTTCTGTGGCAGAGCCCGCGTCCATACAGATTTTGTCCCCAGCCCGTATGACACAGATTCTCTCAAACTTAAG GCCGGTGATATTATTAGCCTCATCAGTAAGCCTCCAATGGGCATCTGGACAGGCATGCTCAACAACAGGGTGGGAAACTTTAAGTTCATCTATGTGGAAGTTttggtggaggaggagaaaaaagaagaagaaagagatgACGGCGACGACGGGGACGACGAAGCTCCCAACATACGACAAGAAAAACTGTGCAAAAGACCTCGACCCAAAACATTGCTGGAGCTGCTGGAGAGACTCAATCTAGAG GAATACGCCTCTGCCCTGCTGCTCAATGGCTACCAGACGGTGGAGGACCTCACCCACCTGCAGGAGAAACATCTCATCGAGCTCAACGTCAAAGACCCCGAGCACAGAAGCAAGCTGCTTGCTGCCTCCCAGTGTCACTATTCAGATG GTGATGAAGTAAGAGATGTGGACGAAAGCAAATCATTGGGCGGTCCACAGGAGGAAGACAGCGACTGTCCGAGGGATTCAGGCTGCTTCATCCCGTCCGAGTGCTCGGACAGCAAGGATGACACAGAGCAGCCTGCAGACACCGTGGCTTCCTAA
- the gdpd5b gene encoding glycerophosphodiester phosphodiesterase domain-containing protein 5 isoform X2: protein MVLALCHVALGQQLNLHWLHKIGVTAALLTTVVGVISINQTWQHEWDIIPISLQATGPFLHIGAVAAVTALSWIVAGQVARAEKTSFQVVVVLLYLSLLLGLYVMPLYITSPCIMDPSNLRPRPNVIGHQGAPMLAPENTMRSFQRALQMNVTGLEADVAISVDGVPFLMRDRTLRRTTDVVKMFPDRQMEDAAFFNWTDLQQLNAGQWFLKDDPFWTTRTLSLHERNLIANQSVCSLEQLLKLASYHNTTVMFRLRRPPLGHPCYHSWINDTLQAVEQSGVPQSLVMWTPDEDRDQVRELAPDLVQTSLVKQSPQSLREADISKLVLRYNQASAQEIRDLSQKNISLTLYTVNEPWLYSVLWCSHVSAVSSEAPHILKKVPYPIWLLRPDEYCLLWVCADLISFVVVIGIFILQKYRSSNMRSYNPEQIMLSAAVRKSSRDLNVMKEKLIFSEVGNGVGSGEELYTDGPNGYDYYTERVFHSVNAL from the exons ATG GTTTTAGCCCTTTGTCACGTTGCACTTGGCCAACAGCTGAATTTGCATTGGTTGCATAAG ATAGGAGTCACTGCGGCCCTTCTCACAACTGTTGTCGGGGTGATATCCATCAATCAAACTTGGCAACACGAGTGGGACATCATCCCCATCTCTCTGCAG GCCACAGGCCCGTTCCTGCACATCGGTGCCGTCGCTGCTGTCACAGCTCTGTCTTGGATAGTGGCCGGGCAGGTCGCTCGTGCAGAAAAAACAT CGTTCCAGGTTGTGGTGGTGCTCCTGTATCTCAGTTTGTTGCTGGGTCTATACGTGATGCCGCTGTACATCACCTCGCCTTGCATCATGGACCCCAGCAACCTCAGGCCCCGTCCAAATGTTATTGGTCACCAAGGTGCCCCCATG CTTGCGCCAGAAAACACAATGCGGTCCTTTCAGCGAGCACTCCAAATGAACGTCACTGGATTGGAGGCAGACGTTGCAATCAG TGTTGACGGTGTCCCATTCCTGATGCGCGACCGCACCCTGCGCAGGACGACCGACGTAGTGAAAATGTTCCCAGACAGGCAGATGGAGGACGCCGCGTTCTTCAACTGGACCGATCTGCAGCAGCTCAACGCAGGACAGTGGTTCCTCAAG GATGACCCCTTCTGGACGACACGCACTCTATCGCTCCACGAAAGGAACCTGATAGCCAACCAGAGTGTGTGCAGCCTTGAACAACTGCTAAAACTGGCCTCTTATCATAACACCACTGTGATGTTCAGACTCAGGAGACCCCCTCTGGGGCACCCTTGTTACCATAGCTGGATCAATGACACTTTGCAGGCTGTGGAGCAATCTGGGGTTCCTCAAAGTCTG GTAATGTGGACTCCAGACGAAGACAGAGATCAGGTAAGAGAGCTTGCACCCGATCTGGTCCAGACGTCTTTAGTGAAGCAAAGTCCTCAAAGCCTCAGAGAGGCGGACATCAGCAAGCTGGTACTCCGATACAACCAGGCAAGCGCTCAGGAAATCAG GGACTTGTCACAGAAAAACATCAGCCTTACCCTCTACACGGTGAATGAGCCCTGGCTGTACTCAGTGCTGTGGTGCAGCCACGTGTCGGCTGTGTCGTCTGAGGCACCGCATATCCTCAAAAAGGTGCCTTACCCCATCTGGCTCCTG AGACCAGATGAATACTGCCTGTTGTGGGTGTGTGCAGACCTTATCTCCTTTGTGGTGGTCATAGGAATATTCATTTTGCAGAA GTATCGCTCCAGCAACATGCGCAGCTACAACCCTGAGCAGATCATGCTTAGCGCCGCGGTGAGGAAGTCCAGTCGGGACCTCAACGTCATGAAAGAGAAGCTCATCTTCTCCG AGGTGGGGAATGGCGTCGGGAGCGGCGAGGAGCTCTACACGGATGGCCCCAATGGCTATGACTACTACACGGAAAGAG TGTTTCACAGTGTAAATGCTTTGTAA